The Malus domestica chromosome 17, GDT2T_hap1 genome contains the following window.
TGGGTGAAAGAAAATTATACATTGAAAGTTTCGCAAATCCGAAATAGGAAAAAGGTTTCATATGTACATCATACACTGCATAAGTAGAAATGTGAGAATGCCATGTCGGATGAGGAAAAGATCGTTGAGATATATATTAACATCGTCCTAAAGTTGTGTTAAAGGTTTCTTAATTAGCACAACTATCTAATTTATTAATTTCCATCAAATACgaatttaactaattaattataagGTAGAGAAGAAAGAGGGTTTTCAttagtatatatatgatattaaGAAAGGAATAGTCGTGCTGGTTGATGTTAATTGAATTGAATCCAAAACAACTTGCTGAGTAGTGAAGATTATGACCATTAGGTGCTAGTTACCGTAATAAATAAGACGATCATCTTTATAATATTTGAGAATCTTATAGGACAACCATTCAAGTTGAACCTTACAAAATAAAGACCCCACAAGGAAAGGTAAAATACCCTCTtcgaaataaataataagatcCCACAAGGACATGGGATCCCATTCTTTCAAGTTAAACCTTTTAAAAGCGTTGTTCCATATGTGAGTTAGGCTAGTTGCCTAAAGATAATGTGTCGATTCTTTACATGATTGCGTCCAAATTTGACTCATTCTTCTGGTTTATAGTAATTTAGAGTATCGCCCTTTAAAGTTTAAGGcttctcaattttttattataacaaACTCTTCAGAATCTATAAAGTTTTATAGAAGATTGAATTgcactttttcttatttttagtaaataaaaattgaatctgCATTCTATTGTTAATCTCGTTCTACTGGATTGTTCTTGAGCTAAGCTTTTAAAACCCTAATGTTTTCAAAGTATTAACATGGAATTCTGATGCTAAAATGACATGGGTTTACTTATTAAAGGAAAGAGAGATTTAACATTTTGACACTTAAAATGAGAGAATCTTGTGTACGACGAACAGGCACATAAGCAACAAGTATACAGGAACCCTAAGATTGTATTTGGGAAAATTctgaataatttcattattaatcAATTCAAGGTGTGCgggtgtacatatatatatatatatatatacatatatatatatatacatatatgtatatatacatatatgtatgtatgtgggaagtgggagctgcaagcttcacgtgtctcaactttgtcatagaactttggcaaagttatctgtggtacccatgagctactgttgcgtgtgggaagtgggtgattgaacagtacgattcatgtgctttctacttcgccagaaatcttcgacagaatgcccataattttcgcaaagctgagtgtgcgtgtgacaggtgctgacaaggctggaaaagtaggtgcctcttcgatttctgaaatcggccctcgtggtctctgagcagcccagcttttgaaaaagcaagcctcttcgatttctgagatcggcctttgtggtctttgagcagcccagcttttgagaaagcaaacacctcttcgatttctgagatcgaccctcgtggtctctgagcagcccagcttttgagaaagcaaacgcctcttcgatttctgagcaggcgcctcttcgatttctgaagcttcgtcgagtgcagatttttataggggctgacattaagttccaaagcacacttgattatccaccagtagaagctccattcttgcacttctaagatcttgatttgtccgacctcttctctcttcaacatctttgaaaatgtctggcccctccgaccgtcgttttgacttgaaccttgttgaagaggcagccccgccttctccagacaacatatggcgcccatccttcgtctcccctactggtcctcttaccgttggggattccgtgatgaagaatgatatgaccgctgcggtagtggccaggaaccttctcactcccaaagataacagactactttccaaacggtctgatgagttgtctgttaaggattctctggctctcagtgttcagtgtgcaggttctgtgtctaatatggcccaacgcctatttgctcgaacccgccaagttgaatcattggcggctgaagtgatgagtctcaaacaggagattagagggctcaagcatgagaataaacagttgcaccggctcgcacatgactatgctacaaacatgaagaggaagcttgaccagatgaaggaatctgatggtcaggttttacttgatcatcagagatttgtgggtttgttccaaaggcatttattgccttcgtcttctggggctgtaccgcgtaatgaagctccaaatgatcaatctttgatgcctcctccttctagggttttgtccagtactgaggctccgaatgatccccctccggtgccttctctttctggggctctaccgactgctgagacttctcctaagcaacctttgtgaaggctccctcttgtttgtttattttgactcaagtatatgtacatatttgtaacttatcggggatatcaataaataagctttccttcatttcaacgtattgtgttaaatacaccaaagccttcttcgctaagttctttgaattttcttttgttgaagcttgtatgttgaagctttgtgagtggagcatataggttgaggtagtgttcccttaatttcccgagtgaggaaaacttctcgattggagacttggaaaatccaagtcactgagtgggatcggctatatgaatcttagaacgccattgtgttctgtcctgtgtcatgtcctccgttagatccaagtactctaagtcttttcttagggtctcttccaaagttttcctaggtcttcctctgccccttcggccctgaacctctgtcccatagtcgcatcttctaatcggagcgtcagtaggccttctttgcacatgtccaaaccaccgtaaccgattttctctcatctttccttcaatttcggctactcctactttaccccggatatcctcattcctaatcttatcctttctcgtgcgcccacacatccaacgaagcatcctcatctccgctacacccattttgtgtacgtgttgatgcttcaccgcccaacattatgtgccatacagcatcgccggccttattgccgtcctataaaatttttccttgagcttcagtggcatacggcggtcacacaacacgccggatgcactcttccacttcatccatccagcttgtattctatggttgagatctccatctaattctccgttcttttgcaagatagatcctaggtaacgaaaacggtcgctctttggtatttcttgatctccgatcctcacccctaactcgttttggcctccatttgcactgaacttgcactccatatattctgtctttgatcggcttaggcgaagacctttagattccaacacttctctccaaaggttaagctttgcattcaccccttcctgagtttcatctatcaacactatatcgtctgcgaaaagcatacaccaaggaatatcaccttgaatatgtcctgttaactcatccattaccaacgcaaaaaggtaaggacttaaggatgagccttgatgtaatcctacagttatgggaaagctttcggtttgtccttcatgagttcttacggcaatctttgctccttcatacatatcctgtatagcttggatatatgctactcgtactcctttcttctctaaaatcctccaaagaatgtctcttgggaccctatcatacgctttttccaaatctataaagaccatgtgtaaatcctttttcccatctctatatctttccatcaatcttcgtaagagatagattgcctccatggttgagcgccctggcatgaacccgaattggttgtccgaaacccgtgtctcttgcctcaatctatgctcaatgactctctcccagagcttcattgtatgactcatgaGCTTAattcccctatagttcatgcaattttgtacatcgcccttattcttgtagataggcaccaaagtgctcattcggcatcttcttcgttttcaaaatcctattgaaaaggtcagtgagccatgttatacctgtctctcccaaaactttccacacttcgattggtatatcgtctgggcctactgcttttctatgcttcatcttcttcaaagctacacccacttcttccttccggattctacgataaaaagagtagtttctacactcttctgagttactcaactcccctaaagaagcactcctttcatgtccttcattgaaaagattatgaaaataacctttccatctgtctttaaccgcgttctctgtagcaagaacctttccatcctcatccttgatgcacctcacttggtttaggtcctttgtcttcttttcccttgctctagctagtttatagatatccaactctccttctttggtatctagtcgcttatacatatcgtcataagccgctaacttagtttctctcacaactttcttcgcctcttgcttcgcttttctatacctttcaccattttcatcggtcctatccttgtataaggctttacaacattccttcttagccttcacctttgcttgtacctcctcattccaccaccaagattccttttggtgtggggcaaagcccttggactctcctaatacctcttttgctacttttcggatacaactagccatggaatcccacatttggctagcttccccctctctatcccacacacactgggtgattactttctctttgaaaatggcttgtttttcttcttttagattccaccatctagtccttgggcacttccaagtcttgttcttttttctcactcttttgatatgtacatccatcaccaacaagcgatgttgattagtcacgctctctcctggtataactttgcaatccttacaagttatacgatcccctttcctcattagaagaaaatctatttgtgtttttgacgacccactcttgtaggtgatcacatgttcttctctcttcttaaagaaggtgttggctaagaagagatcatatgccattgcaaaatccaagatagcttccccatcctcgtttctctccccaaaaccatggccaccatgaaaacctccatagttgcctgtctccctgcccacgtgtccatttaaatctcctcctataaataacttctccgtctgagcaattccttgcaccaagtctccaaggtcttcccaaaatttctccttcgaactcgtatccaaccctacttgaggtgcgtacgcactaatcacattgataagttcttgtcctattacaatcttgattgccatgattctatctcctaccctcttgacatctacaacatcttgtgtcaaggtcttgtccacgatgatgccaacaccgtttctcgttctatttgtgcccgaataccatagtttaaaccctgagttttctagatcctttgccttacgaccaacccacttagtttcttgtaggcacataatatttatccttctcctcaccataacttctactacttccatagattttcccgtcaaggttcctatattccacgttcctaaacgcattttgctctcttgaactctacccttctgtcctagcttcttcacccttccccgtctaataggatcaaagtacttcttttgtgtgtcccgtgtaaagttgataggaacatatgctcccaaacaactttgagtggagtcgttcgaaaagaagtttctatagcccccttgctcatttaacactgtatccgggtgccgatggagatacagcgacccttgctcacttatcactgtgctcaggccacacagcgcgccacttacgggtgacgccctagctttagcgcgatttcgttctggattcattttcataaggattcgacgtgatcatggagtgccggctgtcgactacctgacgccctccccctcctcctttatccgggcttgggaccggcaatgtaagataaacttacacggcggagttcaAGTTAAACTATATTTAgggaaaatatgaataattttattattctccaattagagagagatatatataggaattaaaTGAGTTACTTTACAAGTATTTCATTGATGTGGGACAAAAAAACTATTTACAACTTAACTAATATATACATCTCGCAACATCATATTTGTGTGAATGGGTGGAATCACCTTACTGATGATACAGACGAACACTAAAATTTCTCCTAAAAAACAAGAAATGAGAATAACAAACTCCACATAGCATCTATCACTTCCATACTTCCTTTTTGGGTATTATTATGCTTAAAAGGACAAAAGATGAGTAGTTATTCAAGGAAAAATGTTTGAGCAAAGAGACCTAAAAGGAGGAGAAATATGAATCCCAAAACCACAATCATTCAACATATTTACATTACTTCTTTTATCAATATTATTTAGAGCTAGTGGGATCCAATCTAAAACCCTGTGATGATTCATTCCTAATTGCTTTGTTGTGCCATCAAAGAGGAAGGGGgttgttttgtcatttttgcgTCATGGAGGGAAAATATAAACACATCTATCTATATACATTACATACATGTGTAAACCCTAATCCTAagtaacaaattaatttaattagtagTGTATGAGCCAGCCACCAAAGCCTAGCCAATAAGCTGGCTAGCCATTAGGCTGTAAAATTTGGAATAAGGAGGAAAACAGAAAATTCCGTTGAGGCGTTAGATATATATTCAACTGCTTCCTTGTCAAGTTAGTTGAGGTCAATTCTCTCACATTCCATTTACAGAAGAATATCTAACAGTCAACCCCTAccagccctctctctctctctctcatcaaatCGAACCCTCCATTCCAACAGCAAAAAATAGAAAGGAGCAACTCTTTCAGTTCATTTTGTTTTATATCCTTAATCAACTACATCCGCCCACCTCTTTGTGCAGAGCTAGCTAGGTAGAGCCACCATTGTCATCCCATAAAACAATCCCATTGGCCACTCTCTCCTTAATAATACCAAGAACATGCACTAAGCTTGCCATGGGCGTCGACATGTCTAACAATCCACCAACTTCTCGGACCAAGGACTTCTTTGCTTCCCCagccctctccctctccctcgtATGTACTTCTTCACCAACCCTCATCCATTTCATTTCAACTAGTTAACCTTTTTAATCTTAGCTTTATCACTAGTAAAGATAAATCCTCTTTTGGGTTGTGCTTAATAATGTTTTTTGTATTTGGGTTTTGAAGGCTGGGATTTTTCGTGATGCTGGGGCGGCCGCAAGCAGGGAGGTGGAGGAAGGAGATGAGGGCAGCGGTGGAGGCGGAAGTGCAGCTGTAGGGAGTGTCCGCCGGAGAGAAGACACGACGGAGATTAGCAGCGAGAACTCGGGCCCTGGGAGGTCGAGATCAGAAGATGAATTTGACGGAGAAGGAGAGCATGACGAAGATGATGTTGATGGAgacaacaagaacaagaagaagaagaggaaaaagtaCCATAGGCACACCACCGAGCAAATCCGAGAAATGGAAGCGTAACTACACATTCCCTCTCTTAATTTTTTAACCCCTAGTTCAAGCGAAATTTAAGACGGTTTAATGTGTTATGACTAGGAACAGATATGGCCTAGTCACATCTTCATTGGAACACTTGAACCAATGAGTCGTTCCTgcaaaatgaaaataattttcGCACATCTCCTCTTCTTGTGCACATTTCTGTTTGTTGATTCGTTTAATTCTGTGACAAAAGAAATACCAATTTTTCTGTGTGAAATACCATGTTTTAATGGAAGTTGGATTATCAattcagaaaaaaaataaaaagggaagtTGGATTAGTTAGGATTTTGGAATTTGAACAAAGCACATGCTTTTGTAATTGGTCGGTTTAATCTCTTTTAACTTGCATGCAGCTTTTTTGAAAAAAAGATTACTTTACCATGTACGATGTAAAGGTTCAAAGAGAGTTGGTGATATAAATTTGCTCATCACAAAAGAAAACATACAAACATTGAAAAGTCTTTTGGCTCTTTGTTTTACatacaatttaaaaatattgATTAGTTTCCCAATTGCAgtgatttaattttaaaaatactaaTCTAATTTtgaatgttttaatgttttCGTTCTTTAACCAGATTGTGTTAATCAATTGAGAATGTTACTAATCTGCAGGTTGTTCAAAGAATCACCACATCCTGATGAGAAGCAGAGGCAGCAACTGAGCAAGCAATTAGGCCTTGCTCCAAGGCAGGTCAAGTTTTGGTTTCAGAATCGTCGAACCCAAATCAAGGTACTCGATTTAATTAATCTTCTGATAATTGTGATCGCTTTCACACCAGCTGTTGGATTATTGGTAATGAAAAATTGGATACTTATGGGTTTATTTTACACAGGCTATACAGGAACGCCACGAAAACTCTCTGTTGAAAGGTGAAATGGAGAAACTCCGCGATGAAAGTAAGGCAATGAGGGAGCAGATAAACAAAGCATGCTGCCCCAACTGTGGCACTGCAACCACTAGCCGGGATGCCACCCTCACGACCGAGGAGCAACAACTGCGAATCGAAAATGCCAGACTCAAATCCGAGGTCAGAAGTTAGAACTATTTCTTCAACGACATGAAGCCCCAAAAAAATGATCGATCAAATATTATTTGTCACATACTTTGGACTAATGAACTATGTTTCAATACATGTCTGTAGGTCGAAAAACTCAGAGCAGCTCTTGTAAAATACCCTCCCGGGACATCCTCTCCTTCCTGCTCCGCTGGTCAAGACCAGGAGAATAGAAGCTCTTTGGACTTCTACACTGGAATCTTCGGTCTTGAGGAGTCGAGGATTATGGAGATAGTGAATCAAGCAATGGAGGAGCTTCAGAAGATGGCTACTGCAGGCGAACCACTCTGGGTTCGGAGTGTGGAGACTGGCCGTGAAATACTTAATTACGATGAGTACATCaaagagttcaacattgaagTTCCTGGGAATGGGCGGCCAAAGAGATCCATCGAGGCCTCCAGAGAGACTGGGTTGGTGTTTGTTGACCTTCCGCGACTAGTTCAAAGTTTCATGGATGTGGTACGCACTAGCACCTTTCAAGAAGCTGCAATATACAAGTCTTATTGCTTTTTTCTTGCAAGAATTGTAAGCTAACCGCCTCTGGTATTATGTTGTCTGCAGAATCAATGGAAGGAAATGTTTCCATGCATGATCTCGAAGGCGGCAACTGTTGATGTTATTAACAATGGTGAAGGAGACGACAGAAATGGTGCAGTACAATTGGTAAGCTGCAAAATTTCCTTTTCAACGTGAATACGCAGATCAACATGTCTGCAGCATGGATCAGAATATTCTGCAGATGTTTgatttcatttaagaaaactCAAAGTCGAGTTTGGTTGCAGATGTTTGCAGAGCTGCAAATGCTTACGCCCTTGGTTCCCACTAGAGAAGTGTACTTCGTTCGATGTTGCAAGCAATTGAGTCCTGAACAATGGGCTATTGTTGATGTTTCGATTGACAAAGTCGAAGATAACATAGATGCATCCTTGGTGAAATGCAGGAAGCGTCCCTCTGGATGCATCATCGAGGACAAAACAAATGGCCACTGCAAGGTACGCAAACGTGTTTCCAAATTTGATCGCATACTTAATTATAATCTTATGAATAGAACACAACATCAAATCCCTCTCCTTTCATGAGATTTCAAACACCTAGACACCCCGAGTGTGAAAATTTGgatatcaaaattttacatgagCGGTGAGAACTGATCTGAGTATTGCTTTTGACAATTGACTTTGGCCATGGAATGGAAAACAACACgaaaatgaaaaccaaaacaCAGGTGAAAACAGTAGAATCATGCATAGATTTGTAACGGTGCAAACCAGGTTATAATGATCTAATGACGGTCTGCAGGTGATCTGGGTGGAACACCTAGAATGCCAGAGGAGCACAATACAGACCATGTACCGAACCATTGTCAACAGCGGTCTAGCATTTGGAGCAAGACATTGGGTAGCAACACTGCAACTGCAATGCGAACGGCTTGTTTTCTTCATGGCAACCAATGTTCCCATGAAGGATTCAGCTGGTATGTCCAAGTTAAACAGACTTAAAAATGCATCTAGTTACAATGACTAAATGAGGGTAATAGTCGAAATTAAATGCTTGGAATTGATTACTGGAAATTAGGTGTGGCCACCCTTGCTGGGAGAAAAAGCATTCTAAAATTGGCACAAAGAATGACAGCCAGCTTTTGTCGTGCAATCGGAGCATCAAGCTACCATACCTGGACCAAGATCTCAAGCAAAACAGGGGACGACATAAGGATTGCCTCCAGAAAGAACTCGAACGACCCAGGAGAGCCTCTCGGTGTGATTTTGTGTGCTGTTTCTTCAGTATGGCTGCCTGTCTCTCCTTATCTGCTCTTCGATTTCTTAAGAGACGAGACTCGCAGGAATGAGGTTAGTAAATGTGAAACAACTCTACTAATCTGTAATTAATCATGTTAATAGCCCAACAAAAATGTTAATTAAATTTCTTGTTCCCTAATTGCTAGTGGGACATTATGCTAAACGGAGGACCAGCTCAAACAATTGCAAACCTATCCAAGGGACAAGATCGTGGCAATGCTGTTACAATCCAAGTGGGTTCTCCTTCTTGATACACAAGTTAACGACCCTCGTATTGTTAACCCGAAATCTTTATAATTTATGCTAACATATATTTGGCATTCCAATCTTTTAGAGCATGAAATCAAAAGAGAACAGCATGTGGATACTGCAAGATACCTGCATAAACTCTTACGAGTCGATGGTGGTCTATGCTCCAGTGGATATCCCAGGAATGCAGTCGGTGATGACTGGATGCGATGCAAGCAATATAGCCATATTGCCTTCAGGGTTCTCGATTCTTCCTGATGGACTGGAGTCGAGGCCGATGGTCCTCACATCCAGCCAAGAAGACAGGAGCAGTGAAGGAGGAACTCTGCTGACAGCAGCATTTCAAGTCTTGACAAATTCCTCCCCCACAGCCAACAAGCTAACAATGGAGTCTGTGGAGTCTGTCAACACTCTAATATCATGTACTTTGAGAAATATTAAAACAAGCTTGCAGTGTGAGGATGGCTGATCAGAGTAACTTAATTAATTAGGTTTAGGCATAGTTAAGTTAAAAAATTAaggttttaatatatttttatttcttcgttttttttttttttttagttaccaGTGGTTTTAGAAGATGAGTCATTTGTGAGTTTGTTTATTCGTTTTGGTTGGAATGGAGGACTTGGGACTTAAGGAAAAAGTCTCTAAACAAGTATATTGGCAAGATTTGATTTATAATCTTTATAATTTTACAAGTTTCCTTGTAAATAACAATTTATCAATGCCAAAATTTGGTTAATTTAATTGCTATTTGCATTCTTGCCATCTGAAACGGCTCAGTTTCTTAGTATTTGAGCGATATTCTACTCTAGCCTAAGCTATGGAGAGGCGGATTCAAACTTGAGTACAAATGGGAAGGTGCATTGCCATGGCCTGAAAAGTGAAACAAAATTGGTCATCCAAATTTAACTAGAAGGCCTTTTCACCTCAAGAAAAACACTGCCGGCACAGAATGATTACCAACAAACTGGCCACCTACAACATGACACTGTCACGGAAGATGTAACAGTCCTCACAAAGATGAGAGACTGGAGATACTTTTCTTACTGCTATGAATTTAGCACAAATCTGCACTTGTTCAGCTTAACAAAATCAATATTCGGCTCTATAGCATGTACATTATCCTTGGTTTTTATGGTTATCATATCTTTAGCAGTAGTGGCGACTGGAAGAGTAACTCATTCAAAACTCAAATGTAACAGAAGCAGAACAACTGCAGGCAAAAGCACTTGCTCCCATGAGCATTCTAACTTTACAACTTTCCCCAAAAGCATATATCACTAAAAATCCATCTTGTTAAACACAAGAGTTCTAAACCTACAAAAGTACCAATTTTTCACATTAACCAGCAAGCACGCAATATTCTTTCATATTTTCCAGTGAATTGTAAACCCAGAAATCGTCACATTTTGTCATTCTTTTATTTACATTCATCCCATTTGTTATTCAACTGTACTCTAGTATCTATTAATCCAAATTCATTCAAGAAGCACTCGTCGAATCATCGACAAAATatggaaattcaaaaaaaatccACACAATGCAGTCATCAAAATCCCCATAACCACAATCCCCAACACCAACATTTGAAAATCCAATGAAATTAAATGATAAGGCACATCATCAAAAACCCAGTGAGATTGAGGTTTCATTAATTTCAGCCAAAGAAAGCTCaagatttcattaattttcaacCAATAACActaaattcaaaacattctcatTAAAACAGCCCAACTCACTAATGCACAATCAAAACAACAACATAGACTAAACCTGCAGAGACTCCAAGGGAATCCCGAGCTCATTCGGCGCATCGCCTTCACCGGACTTGCTCTTCGATTTCTTGGCAGGAACCGGCACAGCAAGAAAAGTCTTGGTCTTGCTAATGGGTCTGCATTTTTCAAGCTGGACAACGTCCCCAACCTGGAACTGGTTATCCGGGTCGTGGGCCTggtacttcttcttcttcctgacCCGCCTCTTGTACTTGGGGTGCGGGGCGAGGCGGGTGACTTCGACGGCGACGGTCTTGTCGCTGGTGGCGCAGACGACGCGGCCTTGGAGGTACTTCAGGGCTCTGATGGGCGGGAGGAAAGTGAGGCGTTGTGGGGTGGGGAAGGCGAGGGAGGAAGTGGGTTTGGAAAGGGGGGAGAAGGGGGTGGAGGAGCCATGGAGGAAAGGGGTGGAGAGCTTGGGAGAGGGGTGGAGGAGTGAAGCTGTGAGTGACATTTTTGCTTTGGTTTGACGTTTGAGTTTGGAGATTTGGGTATAAAGGGAATGATGGAGGAT
Protein-coding sequences here:
- the HD6 gene encoding homeobox-leucine zipper protein GLABRA 2-like (The RefSeq protein has 1 substitution compared to this genomic sequence) — translated: MGVDMSNNPPTSRTKDFFASPALSLSLAGIFRDAGAAASREVEEGDEGSGGGGSAAVGSVRRREDTTEISSENSGPGRSRSEDEFDGEGEHDEDDVDGDNKNKKKKRKKYHRHTTEQIREMEALFKESPHPDEKQRQQLSKQLGLAPRQVKFWFQNRRTQIKAIQERHENSLLKGEMEKLRDESKAMREQINKACCPNCGTATTSRDATLTTEEQQLRIENARLKSEVEKLRAALVKYPPGTSSPSCSAGQDQENRSSLDFYTGIFGLEESRIMEIVNQAMEELQKMATAGEPLWVRSVETGREILNYDEYIKEFNIEVPGNGRPKRSIEASRETGLVFVDLPRLVQSFMDVNQWKEMFPCMISKAATVDVINNGEGDDRNGAVQLMFAELQMLTPLVPTREVYFVRCCKQLSPEQWAIVDVSIDKVEDNIDASLVKCRKRPSGCIIEDKTNGHCKVIWVEHLECQRSTIQTMYRTIVNSGLAFGARHWVATLQLQCERLVFFMATNVPMKDSAGVATLAGRKSILKLAQRMTASFCRAIGASSYHTWTKISSKTGDDIRIASRKNSNDPGEPLGVILCAVSSVWLPVSPYLLFDFLRDETRRNEWDIMLNGGPAQTIANLSKGQDRGNAVTIQSMKSKENSMWILQDTCINSYESMVVYAPVDIPGMQSVMTGCDASNIAILPSGFSILPDGLESRPMVLTSSQEDRSSEGGTLLTAAFQVLTNSSTTANKLTMESVESVNTLISCTLRNIKTSLQCEDG
- the LOC103405452 gene encoding small ribosomal subunit protein uS17c, with amino-acid sequence MSLTASLLHPSPKLSTPFLHGSSTPFSPLSKPTSSLAFPTPQRLTFLPPIRALKYLQGRVVCATSDKTVAVEVTRLAPHPKYKRRVRKKKKYQAHDPDNQFQVGDVVQLEKCRPISKTKTFLAVPVPAKKSKSKSGEGDAPNELGIPLESLQV